The Methylorubrum populi genome contains a region encoding:
- a CDS encoding IS110 family transposase, which yields MEVSTIGLDLAKNVYQVHGADASGAVVFRRQLRRDKVLSFFAGLPPCTVAMEACGGAHHWAREIARVGHTVRLIPAAYVKPFVKRQKNDAADAEAICEAAQRPTMRFVAVKGAEQQASAVVFRARDLLVRQRTQTINALRGHLAEYGYVVAQGPSHVAKLIDRIEDPASDLPEAARMTLAILVDTLRLLEDRIAQLDAEIARRAREDADVRRLRTIPGVGPITATALVALAPNAGAFAKGRDFAAWLGLTPLQRSTGGKQRLGATSKMGERTLRRLLIIGASAVVRHAARRGAPEGSWLGGMLARKPRMLVTVALANKMARIVWALMARGGHYKAPVVAA from the coding sequence ATGGAAGTTAGCACGATCGGTCTGGATTTGGCCAAGAACGTCTATCAGGTGCATGGGGCGGATGCGTCCGGCGCCGTTGTGTTCCGTCGGCAGCTGCGGCGCGACAAGGTGCTTTCGTTCTTTGCCGGGTTGCCGCCCTGCACGGTTGCGATGGAAGCCTGCGGCGGTGCCCATCATTGGGCACGCGAGATCGCCCGGGTCGGTCATACGGTTCGCCTGATCCCGGCCGCTTATGTGAAGCCGTTCGTGAAGCGCCAGAAGAACGACGCGGCCGACGCCGAGGCGATCTGCGAGGCGGCGCAGCGGCCGACGATGCGGTTCGTGGCCGTGAAGGGCGCGGAGCAGCAGGCGAGCGCCGTGGTGTTCCGCGCGCGCGATCTTCTGGTTCGCCAGCGGACCCAGACGATCAACGCGCTGCGCGGCCACCTGGCCGAGTATGGGTATGTCGTCGCCCAGGGCCCCTCGCACGTCGCAAAGCTGATCGATCGCATCGAGGATCCCGCAAGCGACCTGCCCGAGGCCGCTCGAATGACCCTTGCCATCCTGGTCGACACCTTGCGCCTGCTCGAGGACAGGATCGCGCAGCTGGACGCGGAGATCGCGCGTCGAGCTCGCGAGGACGCGGATGTGCGCCGGCTGCGGACGATCCCCGGCGTCGGACCGATCACGGCGACGGCTCTGGTCGCTCTGGCGCCGAATGCCGGGGCGTTCGCGAAGGGGCGGGACTTCGCCGCTTGGCTCGGCCTGACACCGCTTCAGCGATCGACTGGAGGAAAGCAGAGGCTCGGCGCGACATCGAAGATGGGCGAGCGAACCTTGCGCCGCCTCCTGATCATCGGCGCCAGCGCCGTTGTGCGCCATGCCGCGCGACGCGGGGCTCCGGAAGGTTCGTGGCTCGGGGGCATGCTGGCCCGCAAGCCGCGCATGCTCGTGACCGTGGCTCTCGCCAACAAGATGGCCCGCATCGTCTGGGCCCTCATGGCGAGAGGCGGTCACTACAAGGCTCCGGTCGTGGCGGCGTAG